A section of the Clostridium felsineum DSM 794 genome encodes:
- a CDS encoding prepilin peptidase: MLVILIFICGLFCGSMIEWVARKVPKEKKGDELRKDAFRYIKRLINRRIIVTFSIGLIYCAFYLKYKVSIDFLKYCAVSSVLILIAIIDYKTKYVYFSTILVALVINSIFIFVEFFNGTDIKVYVMGAVFALVVSTILAFLKVFGWGDVEIFLVCGLLTGLNNTAIIMLDSIVICGLYGIYLMLKERKILIKMRVAFGPYIVASLLFTIMILK, from the coding sequence ATGTTAGTAATATTAATTTTTATATGTGGGTTATTTTGCGGAAGTATGATTGAATGGGTTGCAAGAAAAGTTCCTAAAGAAAAAAAGGGAGATGAATTAAGAAAAGATGCCTTTAGGTATATTAAGAGATTAATTAATAGACGTATAATTGTAACTTTTTCAATTGGATTAATTTATTGTGCTTTTTACTTAAAATATAAAGTATCAATAGATTTTTTAAAGTACTGCGCTGTAAGTTCTGTATTAATATTAATTGCAATCATAGACTACAAAACTAAGTATGTTTATTTTTCAACTATACTTGTAGCTCTTGTGATTAATTCTATATTTATATTTGTAGAATTTTTTAATGGAACTGACATAAAAGTATATGTTATGGGAGCTGTTTTTGCATTGGTGGTTTCAACAATATTAGCATTTTTAAAAGTTTTTGGTTGGGGTGATGTGGAAATATTCTTGGTGTGTGGACTTCTAACTGGACTTAATAATACAGCAATTATTATGCTGGATTCAATAGTTATTTGCGGATTATACGGAATTTACCTAATGCTTAAAGAAAGAAAAATATTAATTAAAATGAGGGTGGCTTTCGGACCATATATAGTAGCTTCACTATTGTTTACAATTATGATTTTAAAATAA
- a CDS encoding SpoVG family protein has translation MEITNVRITKNESILKNTKLKGFVAITIDGQFVINGIRIIEGKKGLFLDFPSRKNKVGKYINLAFPITNKARKEIEEAIMKVYNDKKE, from the coding sequence ATGGAAATAACAAATGTAAGAATTACAAAGAATGAGTCAATATTAAAAAATACAAAATTGAAGGGATTTGTAGCCATAACAATTGATGGCCAATTTGTTATCAATGGAATAAGAATAATTGAAGGTAAGAAGGGATTATTTCTTGATTTTCCAAGCAGGAAAAATAAAGTAGGGAAATATATAAATTTAGCATTTCCTATAACCAATAAGGCAAGAAAAGAAATAGAAGAAGCAATAATGAAAGTGTACAACGACAAAAAAGAATAA
- a CDS encoding ParM/StbA family protein has product MFKIALDLGYGYTKGVNDSNEEILFPSIISMDMGFSPLDSSSDVFKKHKEFNIRTVQENLKISISNGMDKREFLVGENARNESNSSNLLDNNKINSIETKVLLAASSVLLFPHDKVPVNLITGLPINQIRSQKQEFKDMLIKYKAVVSLPEYNIEKLIKFDKVDILPQGTGAVYASIWNDIKKYTIPNTYILFIDWGYKTIDYIVFSINSNGVPKLAGNFSGSLNNGMFQIGNDANMAFQNKTGQMLEVGFLNQLVADGKTWFDGRWIDISKELELIEDDRARKVKAALKSKLADIIDKIAVTFIGGGGGITMFPYLKDFSSNTQLVDNAQMGNAKGYKLIADIRDKMQK; this is encoded by the coding sequence ATGTTTAAGATAGCATTGGATCTTGGATATGGATATACTAAAGGAGTTAACGATAGTAATGAAGAAATACTTTTTCCATCAATAATTAGTATGGACATGGGATTTTCTCCGCTGGATAGCTCTTCTGACGTATTTAAAAAGCATAAAGAATTTAATATAAGAACTGTACAGGAAAACTTAAAAATTTCTATTTCAAATGGTATGGATAAAAGAGAGTTTTTAGTTGGAGAAAATGCAAGAAATGAGAGCAATTCGAGTAATCTTCTTGATAATAATAAAATAAACAGTATTGAGACTAAAGTGCTTTTAGCTGCAAGTTCTGTACTGCTGTTTCCGCATGATAAAGTACCTGTAAATTTAATTACAGGACTTCCTATAAATCAAATCAGAAGTCAGAAGCAGGAGTTTAAGGATATGCTTATAAAATATAAAGCAGTTGTAAGCTTACCAGAATATAATATTGAAAAGTTAATAAAATTTGATAAAGTTGATATTCTGCCACAGGGAACTGGAGCTGTTTATGCATCTATATGGAATGATATTAAGAAATATACTATTCCCAATACCTACATACTGTTTATTGATTGGGGATATAAAACAATTGATTATATTGTTTTTTCGATTAATTCAAATGGTGTTCCAAAACTTGCGGGTAATTTTTCAGGGAGCTTAAATAATGGAATGTTTCAGATAGGTAATGATGCAAATATGGCATTTCAAAATAAGACAGGCCAGATGTTAGAAGTAGGTTTCCTTAATCAATTAGTAGCTGATGGGAAGACATGGTTCGATGGCAGATGGATAGATATAAGTAAAGAATTAGAACTTATAGAAGATGATAGGGCTAGAAAAGTAAAGGCAGCTTTAAAATCTAAATTGGCAGATATAATAGATAAAATAGCAGTAACATTTATTGGCGGCGGTGGTGGAATTACAATGTTTCCATATTTAAAAGATTTTTCAAGTAATACTCAATTAGTAGATAATGCTCAAATGGGAAATGCGAAAGGGTATAAGTTAATAGCAGATATTAGAGACAAAATGCAAAAATAG
- a CDS encoding restriction endonuclease has translation MSRKKRRMKDRRRKLYLEVIISAVGLILCYLKVNKVSEYRFDVGSIRNVMLIVVAFLFFIVLIKLLYKQFLNNRTSSKYLNSSINIVDKMTGEEFEEFLKAHFEKLGYKVELTPKTGDYGADLVLNRNGSKTVVQAKRWINKVGIEAVQQVIGARAYYKADKCLVVTNNYFTPNAINLAESNKDVELWDRKELIKIMNKNNPNINNSSEISKRVICPKCGGEMKLIHGKNGDFYGCNNYPKCKGTRRCSTSEK, from the coding sequence GTGTCAAGGAAAAAAAGAAGAATGAAAGATAGACGAAGAAAACTGTATTTAGAAGTAATTATAAGTGCTGTCGGCTTGATTCTGTGCTACCTGAAAGTAAATAAAGTGTCTGAATATAGGTTTGATGTTGGAAGTATAAGAAATGTCATGCTAATTGTAGTGGCATTTTTATTTTTCATAGTTTTAATAAAACTTCTGTATAAACAGTTCTTAAATAATAGAACATCATCAAAGTATTTAAATAGTAGTATCAACATTGTTGACAAAATGACAGGTGAAGAGTTTGAGGAATTTCTAAAAGCTCATTTTGAAAAGTTAGGATATAAAGTTGAATTAACTCCTAAGACAGGAGACTATGGAGCAGACCTTGTGTTAAATAGAAATGGTAGTAAGACTGTTGTACAAGCTAAACGCTGGATAAACAAAGTTGGAATTGAAGCAGTTCAACAAGTTATAGGTGCTAGGGCTTACTATAAAGCTGATAAATGTTTAGTTGTAACGAATAATTATTTTACACCTAATGCAATTAATTTGGCTGAAAGTAATAAGGATGTAGAGCTTTGGGATAGAAAAGAACTTATAAAAATTATGAATAAGAATAATCCCAATATAAATAATTCCAGTGAGATAAGCAAAAGGGTTATATGTCCCAAGTGTGGAGGAGAAATGAAACTGATACATGGGAAGAATGGAGATTTCTATGGATGCAATAATTATCCTAAGTGCAAGGGTACAAGGAGATGTTCCACCAGTGAGAAATAA
- a CDS encoding phage antirepressor KilAC domain-containing protein — MKYQNELQIFKEHHLIPIRRNENGEVIVSARDVYKFLKVQQDFSDWIKKQLDVVEAVENKDFTRFPFKKEGNNATLIGYALTLDTAKEICMIAGVAPRTNEETKKLSKQARKYFIAVEKAWNSPEMIMKRALEIAKQSIEKLKLENIEKDEQLKEQQPKVLFAESVQSSQTSILVGDLAKIIKQNGHEDIGAKRLFEWMRNNGYLIKRKGTDYNMPTQKSMDFGLFEIKETSIIHNDGHISISKTSKVTGKGSDIFC; from the coding sequence ATGAAATATCAAAATGAGTTGCAAATTTTTAAAGAACATCACTTAATACCAATTAGAAGGAATGAAAATGGTGAAGTAATTGTAAGTGCTAGAGATGTTTATAAATTTTTAAAGGTGCAGCAGGATTTTTCTGATTGGATAAAAAAGCAGCTTGATGTTGTTGAAGCAGTTGAAAATAAAGATTTTACTCGCTTCCCTTTTAAAAAGGAAGGTAACAATGCAACATTAATAGGGTATGCTCTTACATTAGATACTGCAAAAGAAATTTGTATGATAGCAGGAGTGGCTCCACGTACGAATGAAGAAACAAAGAAACTTAGTAAACAAGCACGCAAGTATTTTATTGCAGTAGAAAAAGCATGGAATAGTCCAGAAATGATTATGAAACGTGCATTAGAAATTGCAAAGCAAAGTATTGAAAAATTAAAATTAGAAAATATTGAAAAAGATGAGCAATTAAAAGAGCAGCAACCTAAAGTATTGTTTGCAGAAAGTGTTCAGTCTTCACAGACTTCAATTTTAGTAGGTGATTTAGCAAAAATAATAAAACAAAATGGTCATGAGGACATAGGAGCTAAAAGATTATTTGAATGGATGCGTAATAATGGCTATTTAATTAAGAGAAAAGGAACTGATTATAATATGCCAACACAAAAATCTATGGATTTTGGATTATTTGAGATTAAAGAAACATCAATAATTCACAATGATGGACACATCAGTATTTCAAAAACATCTAAAGTTACAGGAAAAGGTTCAGATATATTTTGTTAA
- a CDS encoding Rha family transcriptional regulator — protein sequence MENELVNSINKEVTLDSREVAEMVGKRHDHLVRDVETYSNQIEEANKTILKTHSKLRTSDYNV from the coding sequence ATGGAAAATGAATTAGTAAACAGTATCAATAAAGAAGTAACTTTAGATAGTAGAGAAGTAGCAGAAATGGTAGGTAAAAGACATGATCATTTAGTTAGAGATGTTGAAACGTACTCAAATCAAATTGAAGAAGCAAATAAAACAATTTTAAAAACCCACTCAAAATTGAGGACGTCTGATTATAATGTTTGA
- a CDS encoding DUF2786 domain-containing protein gives MDTKIIKKIQKLLSLSESSNEHEAEVAMLKAQELLVKYKLSIKEVKEYKSYDSKIQEKVTDVTFTKAKWKAQLAKVISENFGCYVYYKRRRINTIVFFGREEDVIVCNLVLNYAVDSVYSVVKKLKYQYSKNGYSTRGIENDYSLGFIDGLEEKFEEQKRNNKEWGIVLVKDKEVVEAHEKIKFKKKVTMNTAYRGNEDAYSKGCEDGKKFSISNKITEGEKEEHIQLQSK, from the coding sequence ATGGATACTAAAATAATTAAGAAGATACAGAAACTTTTAAGCTTAAGTGAAAGTAGTAATGAGCATGAGGCGGAAGTTGCTATGCTTAAAGCTCAAGAACTTCTTGTGAAATATAAATTATCAATTAAAGAGGTAAAAGAATATAAGAGCTATGATAGTAAAATACAAGAAAAAGTAACAGACGTAACTTTTACTAAAGCTAAATGGAAGGCTCAACTTGCAAAAGTAATTTCAGAGAATTTCGGCTGCTATGTTTATTACAAAAGAAGAAGAATTAATACTATAGTTTTCTTTGGCAGAGAAGAGGATGTTATAGTATGTAATTTAGTTTTAAATTATGCAGTGGATTCAGTATATAGTGTAGTTAAAAAGCTAAAATATCAGTATTCAAAGAATGGATATAGTACTAGAGGTATAGAAAATGATTATAGTTTAGGTTTTATAGATGGACTTGAGGAAAAATTTGAGGAGCAGAAAAGGAATAACAAAGAATGGGGTATTGTACTTGTTAAAGATAAAGAAGTAGTTGAAGCTCATGAGAAAATAAAGTTTAAGAAAAAGGTAACAATGAATACAGCATATAGAGGTAATGAAGATGCTTATTCAAAAGGGTGTGAGGATGGTAAGAAGTTCAGTATATCCAACAAAATTACTGAAGGAGAAAAAGAAGAGCATATTCAGTTACAAAGCAAGTAA
- a CDS encoding DUF2971 domain-containing protein, translated as MEKWIEEYEKKILDKNISYESIKKYVSEYMPKKLYRYRKFDEYLENNLSGEIYFSNPREFNDPFDSAIEIDYITCASLYLKIDRRIVENLLEKEPKMKRLFDEHFYKTYTNFKNNVRIACFTVSPYNTLMWSHYAENHSGYCIEYNTENIMFRNMVLPVIYKDEMYDCTECLITGSKNIAINAIFFKDKVWDYENEWRAFGTTDYFEESGANPVQLTNAISAIYIGTTSNQKNTKEVEQLQKIANEKNIPVYKMKMSSNKYKLILDK; from the coding sequence ATGGAAAAATGGATAGAAGAATATGAAAAAAAAATTTTAGATAAAAATATTTCATATGAGAGTATAAAAAAATATGTTAGTGAATATATGCCTAAAAAGTTATATAGATATAGAAAATTTGATGAATATTTAGAAAATAATTTATCAGGTGAGATTTACTTCTCTAATCCTAGAGAATTTAATGATCCATTTGATTCTGCAATTGAAATTGATTATATAACTTGTGCAAGCCTTTATTTGAAAATTGACCGGAGAATAGTAGAAAATCTACTAGAAAAAGAACCTAAAATGAAACGATTGTTTGATGAGCATTTTTATAAAACATATACGAATTTTAAGAACAATGTTAGAATAGCTTGTTTCACTGTAAGTCCGTATAATACTTTAATGTGGAGTCATTATGCTGAAAATCATAGTGGTTATTGCATAGAGTATAATACAGAAAATATAATGTTTAGGAATATGGTATTGCCAGTAATATATAAAGATGAAATGTATGATTGTACAGAATGTTTGATTACAGGGTCTAAAAATATTGCAATAAATGCAATATTTTTTAAAGATAAAGTTTGGGATTATGAAAATGAATGGAGAGCATTTGGAACTACTGATTATTTTGAAGAGAGTGGTGCGAATCCAGTACAACTTACAAATGCAATATCTGCTATTTATATTGGGACAACAAGTAATCAGAAGAATACTAAAGAAGTAGAGCAATTGCAAAAAATTGCGAATGAAAAGAATATTCCTGTATATAAAATGAAAATGTCGAGCAATAAATATAAATTAATTCTTGATAAATGA